A part of Candidatus Electrothrix aestuarii genomic DNA contains:
- a CDS encoding DUF4469 domain-containing protein, with the protein MATIQWRPEVNALTTPQSYWIRFVPRSVVDSEELAKRMAKAQPNYSEEEFRAFLTLRNEIIQDALANGEQVTEENNFTYTLSFTGRLDEPDDPLPDIGDCLQVRIYGSPPFIDAIRQGARTERLPMNKKLPVITSAEDTLLKLNNVLNPQGTLQLTGTNLQFDQEEGTGECVLTGTRSGKAVQTRVASMSNTSVMILPDIPAQSNPWNNEYTVSISTHYSSRGTARTGTYDRMLRAPLLVNGFGEETGILTGKANSPNVSITGGVSSGSSNLRIEVVLDLQEDLLFFSLKDMKKEGEKGPSVTVSGNGAYTLEAPARSLVTSLDIRVNSYAALKEMVWNDYSGRLVDILDIQIEPA; encoded by the coding sequence ATGGCAACGATACAATGGCGTCCCGAAGTCAATGCGCTCACCACTCCCCAGTCCTACTGGATTCGCTTTGTCCCAAGGAGTGTGGTCGACTCTGAAGAGCTGGCGAAACGCATGGCTAAGGCCCAGCCCAACTACAGCGAGGAGGAGTTCCGCGCCTTTCTCACCCTGCGCAACGAGATCATCCAGGACGCGCTGGCCAACGGTGAGCAGGTGACCGAGGAAAACAACTTCACCTACACCCTCTCCTTTACCGGCAGGCTGGATGAGCCGGACGACCCCCTGCCTGATATTGGCGACTGCCTCCAGGTGCGGATCTATGGTTCTCCTCCCTTTATCGATGCCATACGCCAGGGTGCCCGCACCGAACGCCTGCCCATGAACAAGAAGCTCCCGGTGATTACCTCTGCCGAAGACACCCTTCTCAAGCTCAATAATGTGCTCAACCCCCAGGGTACGCTCCAGCTGACCGGCACCAATCTCCAGTTCGATCAGGAAGAGGGCACAGGGGAGTGCGTGCTGACAGGCACGCGCAGTGGCAAGGCCGTGCAGACCCGGGTCGCCTCCATGAGCAATACCTCGGTCATGATCCTGCCTGACATCCCAGCCCAGAGCAATCCCTGGAACAACGAATACACCGTGTCCATCAGTACCCATTACAGCTCCCGTGGTACCGCGCGCACCGGCACCTACGACAGGATGCTGCGCGCTCCCCTGCTTGTGAATGGCTTCGGCGAAGAGACCGGCATCCTCACCGGCAAGGCCAACAGCCCCAATGTGAGTATTACCGGTGGGGTAAGCTCTGGCAGCAGTAATTTGCGCATAGAGGTTGTGCTGGACTTGCAGGAGGACCTCCTTTTCTTCAGCCTGAAAGATATGAAGAAGGAAGGCGAAAAGGGACCCTCCGTGACTGTCAGTGGCAATGGTGCCTATACCCTGGAGGCGCCTGCCCGTTCCCTTGTCACCAGCCTGGATATCCGGGTCAATAGCTATGCCGCACTCAAG